The Cucurbita pepo subsp. pepo cultivar mu-cu-16 chromosome LG08, ASM280686v2, whole genome shotgun sequence genome contains a region encoding:
- the LOC111800751 gene encoding uncharacterized protein LOC111800751 isoform X1, whose product MPIDKWLSMPATRTTVASNCFFFVFFVFIFFAVPLRSSISPNFSSSDQSRPCFTAMGATYKKIWKLLCEKVGVHYRSPPSYRNKDTESFKNGGKRSFFRAFDADFFSNTEMDEVLKGAEEFNLPVIRANRKLVASENGGLHNPSPLVFSSNWANERFQHKSRRFCYPPVSGVKRPKNEEDIAFMNVLELGELIKTKQITSQELVGIFLQRLKRYDYVLQAVVSFTEDLAYKQAKEADELFAQGVYLGPLHGIPYGLKDIISVPGYKTTWGSKSFKEQVIDVEAWVYQQLKSAGAVLVAKLVTGSLAYDDIWFGGRTRNPWNIEEFTTGSSAGPAACTSAGLVPFAIGSETAGSMTYPASRCGVTALRPTFGTVGRSGVMSISESLDKLGPFCRNAIDCAVILDVIRGKDPHDLSSVESSLDDPFSIDISKLTVGYLDDADMEVVRVLSSKGANMVPFNLTYSLDSVQGILNFTMDIDMLAHFDEWQRSRLDHEYEAQDQWPTELRRARLIPAVDYVQAQRARGKLIREVKESFNVDALIGNATDWERVCMGNLVGLPVMVVPTGFKNISNPPATGTTRRRTAITTGIYAPPHKDHIALALAMAYQSATDHHRARPPIDDLGPHDAIPEPPLVPIPPRLLHL is encoded by the exons ATGCCGATCGACAAGTGGCTTTCAATGCCGGCGACTCGTACTACCGTTGCATCCAactgcttcttcttcgtcttcttcgtcttcatcttcttcgcAGTTCCACTCCGATCTTCCATTTCCCCCAATTTCTCTTCCTCCGATCAATCCAGGCCTTGTTTCACTGCAATG GGAGcaacttataaaaaaatctgGAAACTTTTGTGTGAAAAAGTTGGGGTTCATTACCGTTCTCCTCCTTCGTACAG AAACAAAGACActgaaagtttcaaaaatggTGGAAAAAGATCTTTTTTTAGAGCATTTGATGCAGACTTCTTCAGTAACACTGAg ATGGATGAGGTTTTAAAGGGGGCTGAAGAATTTAATTTGCCTGTAATTCGAGCCAATCGGAAGCTAGTTGCTTCTGAAAATGGAGGTCTGCATAATCCTTCTCCTTTAGTGTTCAGTTCCAACTGGGCGAACGAAAGATTTCAACATAAGAGTAGAAGATTTTGCTATCCTCCTGTTTCTGGAGTAAAGAgaccaaaaaatgaagaagatattGCCTTCATGAAC GTTCTTGAACTTGGAGAACTGATCAAAACGAAGCAGATTACATCCCAGGAGCTCGTTGGAATATTTCTGCAGAGATTGAAAAG GTATGACTATGTTCTTCAAGCAGTAGTTTCCTTTACTGAAGATTTGGCTTATAAACAAGCCAAAGAGGCTGATGAATTGTTCGCTCAAGGAGTGTATTTAG GTCCACTACATGGAATTCCATATGGGTTGAAGGATATAATTTCTGTTCCAGGATATAAAACAACTTGGGGTTCAAAAAGTTTTAAAGAACAAGTAATTGATGTTGAAGCTTGGGTTTACCAGCA GTTGAAGTCAGCAGGTGCTGTTCTTGTCGCTAAGCTTGTTACGGGATCACTTGCATATGATGACATCTGGTTTGGTGGGAGGACAAGGAACCCGTGGAATATCGAGGAGTTCACAACAGGGTCATCAGCTGGACCTGCAGCATGTACTTCTGCAG GTCTGGTTCCATTTGCTATTGGATCAGAGACAGCTGGTTCGATGACTTATCCTGCATCTCGTTGTGGAGTGACTGCACTGCGGCCAACATTTGGGACTGTTGGTCGCAGTGGAGTGATGAGTATATCCGAAAGCTTG GACAAGCTTGGTCCATTTTGTAGAAATGCTATTGATTGTGCAGTCATTTTGGATGTCATTAGAGGAAAGGATCCACATGACCTCTCATCAGTTGAGAGTTCTCTTGATGATCCATTCTCCATCGACATTTCAAAACTTACTGTTGGATATCTCGATGATGCTGATATGGAG GTCGTTCGGGTTCTTTCATCAAAGGGCGCAAATATGGTTCCATTCAACTTAACTTATTCCCTCGACTCTGTTCAAGGCATCCTTAACTTCACTATGGATATTGATATGTTGGCTCATTTTGACGAGTGGCAACGATCGCGGCTTGATCATGAATATGAAGCTCAAGACCAATGGCCAACAGAACTGCGACGAGCACGTTTAATTCCCGCAGTAGATTATGTGCAG GCACAGAGAGCAAGGGGAAAGCTAATAAGGgaagttaaagaaagtttcaatGTGGATGCTTTGATTGGCAATGCCACCGACTGGGAGAGGGTCTGTATGGGAAATCTTGTTGGTCTGCCTGTCATGGTTGTTCCAACAGGTTTCAAAAACATCTCAAACCCACCTGCCACGGGCAccacaagaagaagaaccgCCATTACTACTGGAATCTATGCTCCTCCTCACAAGGATCACATC GCGTTGGCTTTGGCCATGGCGTACCAGTCTGCAACAGATCACCACAGAGCAAGGCCACCCATTGATGACTTGGGACCTCATGATGCTATTCCAGAACCACCTTTGGTTCCGATTCCTCCAAGATTGTTGCACCTTTGA
- the LOC111800751 gene encoding uncharacterized protein LOC111800751 isoform X2, which yields MPIDKWLSMPATRTTVASNCFFFVFFVFIFFAVPLRSSISPNFSSSDQSRPCFTAMDRNKDTESFKNGGKRSFFRAFDADFFSNTEMDEVLKGAEEFNLPVIRANRKLVASENGGLHNPSPLVFSSNWANERFQHKSRRFCYPPVSGVKRPKNEEDIAFMNVLELGELIKTKQITSQELVGIFLQRLKRYDYVLQAVVSFTEDLAYKQAKEADELFAQGVYLGPLHGIPYGLKDIISVPGYKTTWGSKSFKEQVIDVEAWVYQQLKSAGAVLVAKLVTGSLAYDDIWFGGRTRNPWNIEEFTTGSSAGPAACTSAGLVPFAIGSETAGSMTYPASRCGVTALRPTFGTVGRSGVMSISESLDKLGPFCRNAIDCAVILDVIRGKDPHDLSSVESSLDDPFSIDISKLTVGYLDDADMEVVRVLSSKGANMVPFNLTYSLDSVQGILNFTMDIDMLAHFDEWQRSRLDHEYEAQDQWPTELRRARLIPAVDYVQAQRARGKLIREVKESFNVDALIGNATDWERVCMGNLVGLPVMVVPTGFKNISNPPATGTTRRRTAITTGIYAPPHKDHIALALAMAYQSATDHHRARPPIDDLGPHDAIPEPPLVPIPPRLLHL from the exons ATGCCGATCGACAAGTGGCTTTCAATGCCGGCGACTCGTACTACCGTTGCATCCAactgcttcttcttcgtcttcttcgtcttcatcttcttcgcAGTTCCACTCCGATCTTCCATTTCCCCCAATTTCTCTTCCTCCGATCAATCCAGGCCTTGTTTCACTGCAATG gACAGAAACAAAGACActgaaagtttcaaaaatggTGGAAAAAGATCTTTTTTTAGAGCATTTGATGCAGACTTCTTCAGTAACACTGAg ATGGATGAGGTTTTAAAGGGGGCTGAAGAATTTAATTTGCCTGTAATTCGAGCCAATCGGAAGCTAGTTGCTTCTGAAAATGGAGGTCTGCATAATCCTTCTCCTTTAGTGTTCAGTTCCAACTGGGCGAACGAAAGATTTCAACATAAGAGTAGAAGATTTTGCTATCCTCCTGTTTCTGGAGTAAAGAgaccaaaaaatgaagaagatattGCCTTCATGAAC GTTCTTGAACTTGGAGAACTGATCAAAACGAAGCAGATTACATCCCAGGAGCTCGTTGGAATATTTCTGCAGAGATTGAAAAG GTATGACTATGTTCTTCAAGCAGTAGTTTCCTTTACTGAAGATTTGGCTTATAAACAAGCCAAAGAGGCTGATGAATTGTTCGCTCAAGGAGTGTATTTAG GTCCACTACATGGAATTCCATATGGGTTGAAGGATATAATTTCTGTTCCAGGATATAAAACAACTTGGGGTTCAAAAAGTTTTAAAGAACAAGTAATTGATGTTGAAGCTTGGGTTTACCAGCA GTTGAAGTCAGCAGGTGCTGTTCTTGTCGCTAAGCTTGTTACGGGATCACTTGCATATGATGACATCTGGTTTGGTGGGAGGACAAGGAACCCGTGGAATATCGAGGAGTTCACAACAGGGTCATCAGCTGGACCTGCAGCATGTACTTCTGCAG GTCTGGTTCCATTTGCTATTGGATCAGAGACAGCTGGTTCGATGACTTATCCTGCATCTCGTTGTGGAGTGACTGCACTGCGGCCAACATTTGGGACTGTTGGTCGCAGTGGAGTGATGAGTATATCCGAAAGCTTG GACAAGCTTGGTCCATTTTGTAGAAATGCTATTGATTGTGCAGTCATTTTGGATGTCATTAGAGGAAAGGATCCACATGACCTCTCATCAGTTGAGAGTTCTCTTGATGATCCATTCTCCATCGACATTTCAAAACTTACTGTTGGATATCTCGATGATGCTGATATGGAG GTCGTTCGGGTTCTTTCATCAAAGGGCGCAAATATGGTTCCATTCAACTTAACTTATTCCCTCGACTCTGTTCAAGGCATCCTTAACTTCACTATGGATATTGATATGTTGGCTCATTTTGACGAGTGGCAACGATCGCGGCTTGATCATGAATATGAAGCTCAAGACCAATGGCCAACAGAACTGCGACGAGCACGTTTAATTCCCGCAGTAGATTATGTGCAG GCACAGAGAGCAAGGGGAAAGCTAATAAGGgaagttaaagaaagtttcaatGTGGATGCTTTGATTGGCAATGCCACCGACTGGGAGAGGGTCTGTATGGGAAATCTTGTTGGTCTGCCTGTCATGGTTGTTCCAACAGGTTTCAAAAACATCTCAAACCCACCTGCCACGGGCAccacaagaagaagaaccgCCATTACTACTGGAATCTATGCTCCTCCTCACAAGGATCACATC GCGTTGGCTTTGGCCATGGCGTACCAGTCTGCAACAGATCACCACAGAGCAAGGCCACCCATTGATGACTTGGGACCTCATGATGCTATTCCAGAACCACCTTTGGTTCCGATTCCTCCAAGATTGTTGCACCTTTGA